In the genome of Cyanobacteria bacterium GSL.Bin1, the window CTATATAATTTTTTTTCCATCCATAGCGTTTATTTTGATTTTGTAAAAAAATCTTTTCAAGTAACGCTTTTTCTGATCGTAAATTTAAGCCATGAAGATGCAATATTTTGAAGACACAGATACGCTCTACATTGAGTTTCGGAGCAATGATATCGTAGAAACGAAAAACCTTGATGAAAATACACTTCTCGATCTGGATTCTCAAGGAAATATTTGTGCAATTACTTTTGAACACGCGAGCACGAATACTGATTTGCAACGAGTTACGGTTGAAGGAATTGATGTATCTTCTAATCTCGGATAATAATTGTAAACAGGCATTCATAATTACTGAGATTTAAAGAGGAAGGGCGTTGCTGAGTTTCCCTCAATCGCGCATTTCATTCCCTGTTCAGACCTTTTTCGATCAACTCGTTATAATTTTAAAAAGTTTAGAATAAAACGCTACTTTCCAGCATCACTGCTTGATCCAAGTGCATTACTTTTATGACACTAGACCGTATTACTAGCGATCCTAACCGTATGAACGGTCAACCTTGCATTCGTCATCTCCGCCTAACGGTGCGCCGAGTGCTGGAATTAATTGCAACCTACCCTGACCGTCAAGAACTGTTTCAAGAGTTTCCTGAGTTAGAAGAGGAAGACATCCAACAAGCACTCATTTTTGCCTCTTCCTACTTGGATGATTATATTATGGAATTACCTAAAAGTAATGAGACTGCTGCTTGATCAGGGCTTACCTCGCTCTGCTGCAACTCAACTCTCTGAAGCTGGAATCAATACAATTCATGTTGCTGAAATCGGTTTGTCAGCAGCAGATGATCAAGACATCCTCCAGAAAGCAAAAGATGATAATCGAGTTGTTATTACCCTTGATGCAGACTTTCATGCTCTATTAGCTCTCAGTGGCGCCGATTCTCCTTCTGTAATTCGCATCCGAATTGAAAGATTACGTGCTCAAGAATTAACCAATTTGCTCTTAACGGTGATTAGTGAGTTTGTCGAATATCTAGAACAAGGTGTTGTGATAACAGTGGAACTGAGTCGAGTTCGTATGCGTCACCTCCCACTGGTAACAGATAGCTAGAATAATGAACAATCGCGCTCTATTTAGCTAAGCCAACTGATCTGCTCCTTTGCCATAATATATTGTAAGCAGCCATTCATTTATTAATGAGTCTTTAGGAATGACGTTACAAGAGATTCTTCAATCCCTAGAAACTTTATCTGAAGAAGAGCAAGACATCTTATTGGAAATTTTACGTCAGAGACGAAATCCCACTCAGAAATATTCACTCATTCATTCTTTACGGGGAAAATATGCTGATGTAACGACTAGTAGTGATGAGTTTGCTGCTAGAAAAGAACGAGAAATTGATTGGGAAAATCGCAACAGATGAATGTTGTTTTAGATGCTTGTGCTGTAATTGCCTTCTTTCGGGATGAAGTTGGTGCTGAAATTGTAGAAGATTCTTTTCTGGATGAACGATCAACTTGTCTAATTCATAGCATCAATTTATGTGAGGTATATTATGATTTTTTGCGAATGAGTGGAGAAGAGGCAGCACAAAGTATGGTTCGAGATTTACAAGGACTTGGAGTAATAATTCGTAATGATTTAACAATTGACTTTTGGCAACAAGCTGGTCAATATAAAGCAGTAATTAAAAGGATTTCTCTTGCTGATTGCTTTGCTCTCACTTTAGCTAATCAAGAAAGTGCAACTCTGCTAACTTCTGACCGCAAAGAGTTTGAACCGATTATTCCCCTCAATATCTGTCAGATTCATTTTATTCGTTAAATTCCAGTAAGTGCAAACTTGAACAATAAAAGAAAAACTTTATCGTCACTTTATATTCCAAGATTACATTCGAGTTGTTCACTTGTCATTGATTGTGTTGCAATATATTTAATAGGACGACGGGAAGACTTTTGAATCTTTCCCAGTTTTTCTGCTTCTTTCAACCAGTCACCCACTAACTTTTTCGGTAAGTTAAATTTTTCTGCAACCTCATCTCTTGTATGTTCTAATTTTAGTGCTTCTTCAAAATATGGTAGTAATACTGGTTGACTGACATAACTTCTGAAACTCCTATTCTATCCTAGGTTGGGTTTCGTTCTCTCAACCCACCCTACTATTAGATCGCTAATTGCTTTTGATATGCTGCAAAATATTATCTTTAGTTTTTTGATAATACTTGATTAATTTCTGTAAATTTTTAACTTTTTCTTTCGACACTTCAGTATCTGCTTGGTCTTCAAATTCGCGTATGCTTTGTTTAAGAGAGTTAACGATTTCCTTAGCTTGATTAATCTTTGCTTGCTCTTTTATGAATATGTTTATTGAAATAACTTGTATTTTTGCACATTCATAAAGAACGACCTCAGGATTTTGAATTAAAGAAGCTATTCCTAATCCACTAGCCCCTCCCAAAATTGCACCGCCTCCTACAATAACTGTAAAGCCACCAGCCATTCCAAAACCTCCTGCAGCAAGAGCTCCACCTCCTAGTGCTGCTAAACCAGAGCTTACGGCAGCAGCCCCACTTAAACCCGCTGCTGCAAAGATAGGAGCGATAGCAGTAGCAGCAAACCCTCCAGTTACCGCAATAGCAGCAGCACCACCTAAAGCTAACATTAGAGATTTCTGTTTATTGCCAGAAGCATTATATATATTCTCGAAAGCGGACTTCAGGCACTTCTTATAATGCAACGTTTTTTCTGCGCCCAAACCTAACATTGTACCTATATCACAGAGTTCACTTTCCCAATCAGATTTATTAACTTTTAAGCCTTTCCATCTATCTTTTTGGGCTTGGGTAGAATCTGGAAAAGGTGTATATGGAATAAAACTAATAAGTTCCAAAATCATTATCCGAGATTTAGTAAAGAATAATTGATTTTCACGGAATTTATCCAGATCTGCTCTAAGTTCTTGAAAAGTTGTTTTAACTGTGTAGCTTGAATGACCTTCAGAAGATTTAAGCAAATTATTATAGTGACTAACCCATTGATAACGCCAATCCCGCTTTTTACCCTTTTTATCCTCATTAGAAGTCTTTAAGATATCTTCTAGAAGAAGCTGATATTTAAGACTACCCATTAAAGCAGTTTCAAAAGCATCAAAAGAAAACTCATCAGGAATCATTTTTCTAACCCCTTTTCAATTCACAATCCTAAAATAATCCAATTTTTTACTGAGGAGATATTTGCTTAACAATTTGTTGTGACTTAAAAAATAATTTAAACTGATATTAGTCATTAAAGGCAAGCACAGTCTCTATATCATCAGATTGCCGTTTCCCAACCTATGACAACCGCGCTATCGTGAAAAATAAAGAACAAGTAAGCAGTCAATAACGGTATGACAACGACAGCGACAAAACCCAATCCTCTACTGATTGGCGAAGGATTACCCCCCTTCCCCGAAATTGAACCGCAGCATGTGGTGAGTGGGATCCAACAACTGTTAGCGGAACTCGATACCCAACTGACGGAATTAGAACAAACCGTTCAACCCACTTGGGAAGGCGTAGTTGACCCCCTGACGGAAATTGAAGAACGCTTAACTTGGAGTTGGGGCATTGTTAGCCACCTCATGGGCGTGAAAAATAGCCAAGACTTGCGGGAAGCCTACGAAACGGTGCAACCTGAGGTGGTGCGCTTTATTAATAAGCTGAATCAAAGTAAGCCCATTTATGAGGCATTTAAGGCGCTGCGCCATAGTGAAGAGTGGAATCGTCTGGATGATGCTCAAAAACGGATTGTGGAGTCTTCTTTGCAAGATGCAGAACTCTCTGGTGTGGGCTTAGAAGGGAAAACCAAGGAACGGTTTAATGCGATTCAATTGGAGTTAGCAGACCTTTCTACCCAATTCTCCAATCATGTGCTGGATGCCACGAAAGCCTTTAAGCTGAAACTGACGACCCCCGAAGAAGTGGCAGGTTTACCCCAAAGTGCGCTTAATTTAGCCGCACAAACCGCCCGTCAAGAGGGAGAAGAGAAGGCAACGGCGGAAAAGGGTCCTTGGGTGATTACCCTTGATTTTCCTAGTTTTGTGCCTTTTCTCAAACATAGCCAACGGCGAGACTTGCGGGAAAAAGTCTATCGGGCGTTTATTACTCGCGCTTCTAGTGGTGACTTAGACAACCAACCGATTATTCAGCGCATTCTGACGTTACGGAAAGAGAAAGCCCATATTCTCGGTTTTGAAAACTATGCCCGCTTGAGTTTAGCACGAAAAATGGCACCGAGTGTGGAAGCGGTGGAAAAACTGCTAGAGGAGTTGCGTCAGGCGAGTTACGATGCAGCGGTTGCTGAACATGAAGAATTGAAAGCCTTTGCTAAAAGTAAGGGTGCAGCCGAAGCCGATGACTTGAAACATTGGGATATGCAGTATTGGGCGGAACGTCAACGGGAAGAAAAGTTTGCGTTTAACGCGGAAGAGTTACGTCCTTATTTCCCGTTACCGCAAGTGTTAAATGGCTTGTTTAGCATTACGCAACATCTCTTTGGTGTGACGATTACTGCTGCGGATGGAGAAGCCCCAGTTTGGCATGAGGATGTCCGCTATTTTCGCATTCAAGATGACAACGGACACCCCATTGCCCATTTCTATCTTGATCCCTTTTCTCGCCCTGCGGAAAAACGCGGTGGCGCGTGGATGGATGAATGTATCAACCGTCGGAAAATGAAAGCGAGTAATGGGGATGAAAGCACCCGTCTACCGGTTGCATATCTCACTTGCAACCAAACCCCACCGGTGGATGGTCAACCCAGTTTAATGACATTTGAAGAAGTGGAAACCCTCTTCCATGAGTTTGGACATGGCTTGCAGCATATGTTGACGCAAGTGGATTATCCGGGCGCTGCTGGGATTAATAATGTGGAATGGGATGCAGTGGAGTTACCGAGTCAGTTTATGGAAAACTGGTGTTATCATCGCCCGACATTATTCTCGATGGCGAAACATTACGAAACGGGCGAACCGTTACCGGAAGAATATTATCAGAAACTGTTGGCAGCGCGGACTTATCGCAGTGGTTCCATGATGTTACGACAACTGCACTTTAGTTTCCTCGATTTGGAACTGCACGCCCATTATGATCCAGATGGTAACGAAACTGCTTTTGATGTGCGCGATCGCGTTGCCGAGACCACCACTATCATGCGTCCCCTTCCCGAAGATGCTTTCTTATGTAGCTTTGGTCATATCTTTGCCGGTGGCTATGCA includes:
- a CDS encoding PIN domain-containing protein: MNVVLDACAVIAFFRDEVGAEIVEDSFLDERSTCLIHSINLCEVYYDFLRMSGEEAAQSMVRDLQGLGVIIRNDLTIDFWQQAGQYKAVIKRISLADCFALTLANQESATLLTSDRKEFEPIIPLNICQIHFIR
- a CDS encoding M3 family peptidase translates to MTTTATKPNPLLIGEGLPPFPEIEPQHVVSGIQQLLAELDTQLTELEQTVQPTWEGVVDPLTEIEERLTWSWGIVSHLMGVKNSQDLREAYETVQPEVVRFINKLNQSKPIYEAFKALRHSEEWNRLDDAQKRIVESSLQDAELSGVGLEGKTKERFNAIQLELADLSTQFSNHVLDATKAFKLKLTTPEEVAGLPQSALNLAAQTARQEGEEKATAEKGPWVITLDFPSFVPFLKHSQRRDLREKVYRAFITRASSGDLDNQPIIQRILTLRKEKAHILGFENYARLSLARKMAPSVEAVEKLLEELRQASYDAAVAEHEELKAFAKSKGAAEADDLKHWDMQYWAERQREEKFAFNAEELRPYFPLPQVLNGLFSITQHLFGVTITAADGEAPVWHEDVRYFRIQDDNGHPIAHFYLDPFSRPAEKRGGAWMDECINRRKMKASNGDESTRLPVAYLTCNQTPPVDGQPSLMTFEEVETLFHEFGHGLQHMLTQVDYPGAAGINNVEWDAVELPSQFMENWCYHRPTLFSMAKHYETGEPLPEEYYQKLLAARTYRSGSMMLRQLHFSFLDLELHAHYDPDGNETAFDVRDRVAETTTIMRPLPEDAFLCSFGHIFAGGYAAGYYSYKWAEVLSADAFAAFEEAGLDDDMALAKVGKQFRDTVLALGGSLHPMSVFKEFRGREPQTEPLLRHSGLTPAT
- a CDS encoding DUF433 domain-containing protein, translated to MTLDRITSDPNRMNGQPCIRHLRLTVRRVLELIATYPDRQELFQEFPELEEEDIQQALIFASSYLDDYIMELPKSNETAA
- a CDS encoding DUF2283 domain-containing protein, which encodes MKMQYFEDTDTLYIEFRSNDIVETKNLDENTLLDLDSQGNICAITFEHASTNTDLQRVTVEGIDVSSNLG